The nucleotide window TTAATCCCTTAAACAGAGGGTTCAATCCGAGCATAAAAAATGCCGCGAATTTTTACATCTACGGGTTCTTTTGCGCCTAAATCAGTGTCAGAAGGCTGTTCACTTTCAAAAACTCCCGCAATTTCTCCTGTAGAACCATCAACTTTGGTAATTTGCAAAGACATTGTGCCTTTGCCCATATCGGTAGATTTGACATTAGCAAAGTCTTGAGCATCAGCAGAAGCCGGTAAAGCTACTGCGTTGTCATATCCAGTGACCACACCCCGACCTTTAGGATCTAAGAAACTTGCACCTCGGTAAGAGGGGACTTTAAAATTTCCTTCAAAGTCTACCGAACTGTTAATCGAATTAAATCCGGGTTCGGTTTGACCTACTAAGCTTTTAATGGTGAAAAAGAAAGGCACTTGTTCCCCACCCGGTAATTGCACCGTAATGGGCTGAAAGTCAATCCCTTCTTCTTCAATAAAAGTTAGTTTCCCATCATCAGAAACTTTAATTGTGCCACTAATTTGTTCTAAGCTAGTGGTCGCACGGGTTAATAATTTACCCGGTACATATTCAGCTTCTTGTCGTTTGTTAACGGGTTCTTCCTTAACAAAATATTGTTGGGGTTCTAAACACAAATCAGTGACTAAATAGCTTTGTCCTCGTTCAACAGGGATGTTGCCACGAGTAAATTCAGAAACTTGGGGACATTTATTTGCTAGTCCAGTATTCAAAATTTCGTCATAGGTCAATTGCTCCCGACTCACATCAGTGGGAGCATCACTACAAGCTACTGTCAACACCGCCAAGCACAAAGCCACAAAAGCAATAAGTAAAGAACGAAACCTCATGATCAACCTCGCTTTGTCAATCTTTTGATTAATAAGCCCTGTCATAATAAGTATTACTTATATAAAGCAATGAATAGATTATGGACAAGGGTCGCTATTGATACACATCGGGATCTACTCTACCAAATTTGGATACTTCAACCCCAGAATCTTTTATGATGAGGATGATTTTTGAAAGTAGATGTCTATGAATCAAGATCCACGTTGGGATATTCAAGGGTCAGAAAACCAACTGCAAGAAATTACAACCCAAATTCGGGCACTAGCCCAACACTACCAAGGAGATGTAGACGCTTTACTACAGCTACTACGAACTCTAGAACATTTACATCGGGAAATTCGAGAACAGTTTTTTGAACCTTCTTTGCCTAATACCCGCAAAGATTTGTATCATCTGCTCAGAGACATTGAAGAAACAGGAGGTTGGCCTTACATCGAACGCATGAAACTACAATCATTTTTTAAGGTGTTGACAGAGGACTCTGACCTACCATCCCCAGATTAAGCTGTCACGCACTTAAATTTATTTATTGAGGGGTGGGGAGGGTGGGGAGAGGGGAAGAGGGGGGAGTGTTTATTTCTCCTCCATTAGGAGATAAAAATTAGATCCCTCTTAGATTAAAATTCCTCATATCCTAAAATAAAGTTTCCAAAATGTCCCTAAACCGCTACTCTGGGATCAGACCGGTTTATTACAGGCTCAACGGATATGGCTTTTACCATCAACCCCATTAAGTTTGGTACTGATGGCTGGCGGGGGATCATTGCCGCAGACTTCACTTTTGAGCGTGTCTGTCATCTAGCTCCCCTTGCGGCTCAAGTTTTAGCAGATAATTATGGCTCTAATCTCGATAGTCGTCTTATTATTGTCGGCTACGATCGTCGTTTTATGGCTGAGGATTTTGCCTCGTTAGCCGCCGAAGCAATTGTTAAGGCCGGATTTGATGTGTTGTTATCTGATGGATACGCCCCCACTCCGGCGTTTAGTTGGGCGGCAAAAGCTCAAAACGCTCTCGGTGCTATTGTGATGACGGCTAGTCATAACCCGGCTAATTATTTAGGGCTAAAAGTTAAAGGATTTTTTGGGGGGTCGGTTTCTCCGGAAATTACTCAACAAATTGAAGCCAGATTATCCCAACCGCCGGCTCAGGCTTCGGCTCGGGGTCATTTAAGTCTGTTTGATCCTTGGGCGAGTTATTGCAGTCGCCTCCGTTCTCAGGTCAATATTACACCGATTCGAGACGCGATCGCTTCTGGCCGTCTTCAGGTTTTTGCCGATGTGATGCACGGTGCGGCAGCCGGCGGCTTAGAGCGTTTATTAGAATGTCCCATCACAGAACTTCACAGTAACCGAGATCCTCTCTTTGGGGGTCAACCTCCTGAACCTTTACCCCGTTATCTATCAGACCTTTTAGCAACGGTTAAAGCGGCTCCGGGAGATGGTTTAAAGGTGGGGTTGGTATTTGATGGAGATAGCGATCGCATTGCTGCGGTTGATGGTAAAGGAAATTTTCTCTCCTCTCAAATTCTCATCCCGATTTTAATCGATCATTTGGTGGAAAAAAAGGGTTTAAGCGGTGAAGTGATTAAAACCGTGAGCGGTTCTGATCTGATTCCTCGTCTAGCTAAAGCTTACCATTTACCCCTGTTTGAAACTCCCATCGGATATAAATATATTGCCGATCGAATGTTAACAAGTCAAGTGTTAATTGGTGGGGAAGAATCCGGCGGCATTGGTTATGGAACTCATATCCCTGAACGGGATGCTTTACTCTCGGCTTTATATGTTTTAGAGGCTGTGGTTGAGTCTGGAGTGGATTTATCGGAGCGTTATACTCAATTACAAGAAAAAGTCGGCTTTACTTCAGCTTACGATCGCATTGATTTACCTTTGGCGAGTATGGAGGTACGCACTAAACTTTTAACCCGTTTAGAAACAGACCTTCCCCAAAAAATAGCGGGTCAATCGGTGGTAGATTGTCTCACTTTAGATGGTTATAAGTTTCGTTTAGAAGATAATAGTTGGTTACTGATTCGCTTTAGTGGAACTGAACCGATTTTACGTCTTTATTGTGAAGCGTCGAATTTAGACCGGGTTCATGATACTTTAAATTGGGCTAAAGAATGGGCTAATTCGATTTAAATTGAATTTTATGGATTGATTATAAGTTTTATGAGAAAAAAAACCGAATTTTACAGATTACAATAGCCCTAGACTGTTAAAACTAGGGTAACTTTTTTTAAAAATTGACCTTGTAGGATGCGTCCGGTGACGCATCAAAAACTGTAGTTTGATTTTTAAGAATTGGTATTATTTTAAATAGGCTAAAACAAAACGGTCTATCCCGGCCAAGTCAGGAAAAATCTGAATGTTTTGATAACTGCCTTGATTTTCTAACAATTGAACGACTTTCTTACCCTGTCCGGCCATCATTTCTATGAGCCAGATTCCCCCAGACCGTAAATAAAACGGGGAAATTTCCACCAGATAATCAATCGACATTAACCCATCTTCACCCCCATCTAAGGCTAAAGTAGGTTCATGGTAAGCCACTTCGGGTTGAAGGGTGGGAATGATCTCGGTGGGAATATAGGGGGGATTAGAAACCATCCCGTTAATTTGTCCTTTTAAAAATTCTAAGGGGTCCCACCATGATCCCTGTTTAAATATTATTCTCTGTTTCAATCCTAACTCGATGGCGTTCTCTTCGGCGATCTCTAAGGCGGCTAGACTTGTATCTACTGCATAAATTGTGGCATTTGTCAAGAGGTCGGCTAGACCGAGAGCGATCGCACCGCTACCCGTACCGAGATCGACCCAATTTCCCCCGGAGAGATCGAGGGGAGTATCTAAGATGGCTTTTTGGACAATATCAATGATATATTCGGTTTCAGGGCGAGGGATGAGGACATCGTGAGAAACTTTGAGTCTGAACTTACGCCAAGGGGTAACGCCGACGAGATATTGAACCGGTAAACGCTCGTTTAGCCGTTGTTGCCATAATTCGGTTAACTGGGATAGGGAATATTTCAGGGAAATTTGCGATCGCTCCTGAAATAAATTTAAACGAAGGTCTAAAGGGGTTAGGTTTGCTACTTCTTGAAGTAACCAGTCGACTTCGGTGGGGGAAATTCTAGAAGCGATCGCCTTTTGTTTGGCCCAGTTGCGCCATTGGGCGAGTTCTTCTCCGGAGAGGGTTTCTTCAGTCATTATTTTTGAGCTAAATTTATTCCCTAATTTAGTCTATTTTAATGTCCCATCGGGCGAAAGTGAAATTATTGATACTCAAGGGGAGGAACTACCTCAACATCCACATTAACGGCTTCTACGCCTCGAATTTCTCTTGTCAAGGGTTCAATGGTTCGATATTCTCTCTCATCGGGAACAACCCCATAAATGGTAACAATTCCCTCTTGTGCTTCAACCCCTAATTTAGCGCGAGGAATATTAGCTTCTAATTTCGCCCGGACTTCGCTTTGAAGGTCAGCATTAGTGCGAACAAGAGGATTTGATGACCAATTATTGCGTTGTTCTCTAGCTCGAATATCAGCGTTTAGTTGAGCTTGACGAATATTACTTTCTGCGTCTTCTTTCGTTTCCTGTACATTTTGGGGGTTTTCTACTACCCCTCCTCGGTAAGTAGGTGCATCCATGCTAGTTCGGGCGTTATTACATCCGGCAGCCCCAACCATAAAAAGACTACTAATTAATAGTAAAGTAAACTTATTCATTGTTTCTTTTCTCCTAAATCTTGTCCTAAAAATTAACCTCCTAAATAACCTGTTGACGATTAACAACTACCACCATTGGCTCACTTTCCGTAATGGCGCGACGAGCATCGACAGAGGTGGGCATATCGTAAACTCCCCACTCTTGAATTCCTTTAGACAGCATTAATGTTTCTGCATAGCTGACTTGTTCTGGAGTTCCTTGAACAACGACTAAATAGTTCCCTTTTTGCAGGTGTTCGTCATAAATTTTGGCTTGTTTTTTAGGAATACCCAACCCGGCTAAAACACCAACTATTGCTCCGGCTGCCGTACCAATCAGAGTACCTGCTAAGGTGGTTACTAAAGCAGTCGCTTCTGCACTGGCTAAAAGAATCGGGCCGACTCCGGGAATAGCCGCAGCGCCTAAACCGACTAAAATTCCTGTAAATGTTCCGATTAAACCGCCGGTAACTGCACCAGTAGTCGCGCCTTCTTTGCCTTTATGACCGACTGTTTTTTGAGTAATTCGTGTGCCCTTAACTTGGTCTGGGATGTTACTATCTTGAGTTAGTAAAAAGATTTGGTCTGGAGTAAAACCTTTATTATTTAGCTCATCAATAGCTTGTTTAGCCATCGAACTGCTACTAAATATCCCTAAAGCCAATTTAAGGGGGTTAGAAATATAGGATGGACTGTTCATGATTTTATTTTTTTTTACTAACTAACTTCTCTCAATATCTTGGATGTAAAATATTCGATTTTTTAAGAAAGATTATTCTAATATCATTTTGCTCAATTCCTGCTACAAAAAATATCTGTATTCGCCCCCTTTTTTAAGGGGGGTTGGGGGGATCTGTAGCAATAGTGGGAGCGCTCTTGGTATAAGCTCTGCTGTACACTAATACCATTTCTGAAAAATAAAACTACAGTCTTTGATGCGTCGGGGACGCATCCTACAATTTGAGCAAGAAGATAGTGGTGTTATAATTTTCAGAATTGGTATAATAACAGAATTTATCTTTATATTTTTATGGTAAAAAATTTAAAATAGACTGACATCTCTCATAAGAATGACCAATTGAACCTCATGAGATATAACTATTCGAGTAGATTGGAAAACTCTTTTTATTTAATTAGATAGAGAATTAGCTATTACCTATTCCCGATGAAATAATTTAACTTTGTCCCAATAATCAAACTTAGTGGTGTCTAAATGTTCCACAATACCCCCAAATTGACGAACTTGGTTAACCATATCTTGAGTTCCGCCGGGGCCATCTCCTCCTTTACCATCCCATAAAACAATGAGCCTCACTTTATCGATTCCATACATTAAAGTTGAATAAAATGCCCAACGATTATTACGAGAAAAGGGATTATCTCCCTTTGGTAATGCTCCTAGTCGTTCAGGTTGAAAATGAAAAGTCACATTCGGATGATTTTTAATTTTATAAACTCGTTCGACCCAATCATCTCCAGCAAAACTGACGGATTGTTGGATAAATTCTTCTAGAGGAAAGGGCAGATAAATTTCAACTGTCATGTTAAGTTGTAAACAAATTTCTATAAAAATAATATCTCCTCCACAAGCAATCCCCGCCGTAATACATAAATCATTTTCATTGGCATTTAATTCTTTTAAGACTGCCTTAATTTTACTCTGAACTTCGGTTTCCATGTCGGCGGGAAATCGGGGTTTTGTTCGTTCTGGATTATCGATCATATGACCCGAAAATAAAAACACCTGTAAGGGGTCTGTCTCTGTTTGTAGAGATACGGTTTTCTCTTGTTTTTCTATTCTTTCATATTCGGCTTTTAATAAGGTTATTCCTGCCTGAACATAGTCCAGACGAAAATTTAAGGTTTCTAATAATTTGAGTTGAGTTAGGGTTGATTGTAGAGCAAATTTATTATTCCAAAGTAAGGTTAAGGCTTTTTTATACTTCCGGGTCACTTCTTTAGGAGAGGACGCATTACAAACGGCTAAATCACCGAGAGATAAAAACACCCAAAAATCGGTCGGAGTTATTTTAGCATGACTATTAAGACAAAATTCGATCGCTCCACATAAAGACGGCAATTGCTCTCTTAAAATTTTATAATCTGGCTCATTTTCTTGGCTATATTGTTGAGCTAAGTAATCTAAAATAAATAATAAAGTAACAGCATTAATCCCTGAATAATAATGATTTTGATTGAGTTGATAGGCTTGGAGATAAGTTTCTATCGATCTTTCTAGTAAATAAGCTGATTCATAGGCTTGTTTGAGACGTTCTTGTTCATCAGTGATATGTTCCCATTCTTCTCGCCAAACATCTTTATAAATGCGTCCTAAATAAGAAAGAGCATCCATATTTTTAGGGTCATCTTGCAGTAACCATTCTAATTTAACAATGGCTTCATCGTATTGATTTAAGCGACTGAGATGATAAGCTTCTTCTAAGCGAAATATAGGATTTTTAGGATCTATTTTTAATCCTTGTCGATATTCTTTTAGAGCTAAAGCATGATTATTTAATCGTTTTAAGACTTGGCCGGATTCCGCGATTACTTCGCATTTAATAAAAGGATTTTTAACTTCTTCGGTTAATAACAGTACATCACCGATTTGTTTTTTCTGTTGAGCAATGGTAACTCGTTTTTGCCATTCTGTATATTCTTGCCAATACCCGGTTGCTAAAGGAGTTTGTAATAATTTCCGATTGGGTTCGGGTAAACCTGTTAATAAATTAAATAAAGGACTATGAATCCGAGTGGGTTCTGATTCCCAGGTTTTTTGAATCATGTTAGTCAGTGCCTGTTTATCTTTTTCTAAATAATCTAAATCCGGCTGACCATTTTCATTACAATGATAAGCTAAAGTCCGAACATTAAAAATATCATAGGGTAAATAAGCTCGTCCACATTGAATATGAACCACGCCTCGTTTGCGGAGGGCGTGACGAATCCCAATTTCATAAAAAACATTGGCGTTATCAATACTCAAATCCGCTATCACCAGATCAGCTAATAATAATTCTTGTAACATATCGGTTAAAATATCTCCGGTGACGGTTTCTTCATCAGCACGAAATGATTCAAATCCTGCCGCTTCTACCGCCGGTTTAATGAGAGTGTAATAAATAGTATCAAAATCTATCCAACGCCCATCTTTTCCTTGTTTTCGTCCAAAAGGCATCACGATAAAAGCATGAAGAATTTCTTTTTTGACCAGTTCTATTTCGGGTTCTTTTTTCAGAATATCTTTGCCAGCACTATTAATCACTTCTCCGGCTGAGGTGAGTAGATTTTGCCTGTCGGAAGCTTGGGGAAGGGCACAAAGACTGACTAATGTTAAAGGAAGAGTATTGACGACTTGAGTTAATAAATCGGGGGTATTTTTTTCGCTAATTGTAATTAAACTATGGCTTTGAGAGTGAGTCATCGAGGTGGCAACATTGCCTAACAAGGTTTCTGTTGAGAGGATTAATCTAACAATATGTTCAGTGGTACATTTTTGTTTTTCGAGAGTTTGCCAGGTATCCCGAATCGCTCTTAATTGCCAAACTAATTGATTATATTGATGAATGTAATCATCGATCCGATTAACTTCTAATAAACTCATTAAAATAATTGCCGAGGTGGTTGTTAAGGCAATCCACAGGAGATATTTACCCCCTAAAATCGGGAAAAGAGGGCTTAATCCTAAACAAAAAACTATGGCCAGGCGAAGATTATTCCGGGTGATATCTAACTTTTTAACCGCTCGATCGTGCCAGTTTAATTGAGCGTCTAAACGATAACTAATATAATCTTCTACGGATAAATCATTCCATCCTGAGTCTCCCTGTTCAATTTCTGGAGCGTCGCTAGGAGGGAGAGAGTCTTGATAGGGTTTTAAAACTAAATTTCCTCCTATCTGTTCCATGACTTGATCGTAAATAAGGGTGATTCGATCTTGAAGCCATAAATGACGATCGCTTTGTCCGATCAAGAGGGTTCGATAGAGATAGATAGCATTAATAATGGCGGCGGCACTGGTGTTAAACACTTGCCAATATTGCCCTTGTCGTAATCTGTTAGTAAAAGACCAAATCACTAAAGTGGCGATGGGAATGATAATTAAACTGCCTTCGAGGGCTTCTGTCAGGGGAGAGGCAACTAAAGACCAATCATTGATACACACGAGGATGGCTAACCCTATAGTGAGTAAAGCACTAGCCATCACCCAAAGCCGTAGGCTGAGATATTGTTTTGAGGCGATCGCCGCATTGGTTTTAAGTTGGGCGTAGCGTTGCCAGGCGGTTTTTAGGACGGTTGATGGCTCGGTGTTCATTGGAAATTACTGAGAATGGTGGTTCTAGGAGGGTGGATTCTTATTTAATTGTAGATAGTAACGAAACTCTTCGCCGGTTAAGGGGCGACTAAAAAAGTATCCTTGAGCATAATCGCAGCCTTGGGATTTAAGAC belongs to Gloeothece citriformis PCC 7424 and includes:
- a CDS encoding photosystem II manganese-stabilizing polypeptide: MRFRSLLIAFVALCLAVLTVACSDAPTDVSREQLTYDEILNTGLANKCPQVSEFTRGNIPVERGQSYLVTDLCLEPQQYFVKEEPVNKRQEAEYVPGKLLTRATTSLEQISGTIKVSDDGKLTFIEEEGIDFQPITVQLPGGEQVPFFFTIKSLVGQTEPGFNSINSSVDFEGNFKVPSYRGASFLDPKGRGVVTGYDNAVALPASADAQDFANVKSTDMGKGTMSLQITKVDGSTGEIAGVFESEQPSDTDLGAKEPVDVKIRGIFYARIEPSV
- a CDS encoding phosphoglucomutase/phosphomannomutase family protein, whose product is MAFTINPIKFGTDGWRGIIAADFTFERVCHLAPLAAQVLADNYGSNLDSRLIIVGYDRRFMAEDFASLAAEAIVKAGFDVLLSDGYAPTPAFSWAAKAQNALGAIVMTASHNPANYLGLKVKGFFGGSVSPEITQQIEARLSQPPAQASARGHLSLFDPWASYCSRLRSQVNITPIRDAIASGRLQVFADVMHGAAAGGLERLLECPITELHSNRDPLFGGQPPEPLPRYLSDLLATVKAAPGDGLKVGLVFDGDSDRIAAVDGKGNFLSSQILIPILIDHLVEKKGLSGEVIKTVSGSDLIPRLAKAYHLPLFETPIGYKYIADRMLTSQVLIGGEESGGIGYGTHIPERDALLSALYVLEAVVESGVDLSERYTQLQEKVGFTSAYDRIDLPLASMEVRTKLLTRLETDLPQKIAGQSVVDCLTLDGYKFRLEDNSWLLIRFSGTEPILRLYCEASNLDRVHDTLNWAKEWANSI
- the prmC gene encoding peptide chain release factor N(5)-glutamine methyltransferase, which encodes MTEETLSGEELAQWRNWAKQKAIASRISPTEVDWLLQEVANLTPLDLRLNLFQERSQISLKYSLSQLTELWQQRLNERLPVQYLVGVTPWRKFRLKVSHDVLIPRPETEYIIDIVQKAILDTPLDLSGGNWVDLGTGSGAIALGLADLLTNATIYAVDTSLAALEIAEENAIELGLKQRIIFKQGSWWDPLEFLKGQINGMVSNPPYIPTEIIPTLQPEVAYHEPTLALDGGEDGLMSIDYLVEISPFYLRSGGIWLIEMMAGQGKKVVQLLENQGSYQNIQIFPDLAGIDRFVLAYLK
- a CDS encoding BON domain-containing protein, yielding MNKFTLLLISSLFMVGAAGCNNARTSMDAPTYRGGVVENPQNVQETKEDAESNIRQAQLNADIRAREQRNNWSSNPLVRTNADLQSEVRAKLEANIPRAKLGVEAQEGIVTIYGVVPDEREYRTIEPLTREIRGVEAVNVDVEVVPPLEYQ
- a CDS encoding general stress protein, whose product is MNSPSYISNPLKLALGIFSSSSMAKQAIDELNNKGFTPDQIFLLTQDSNIPDQVKGTRITQKTVGHKGKEGATTGAVTGGLIGTFTGILVGLGAAAIPGVGPILLASAEATALVTTLAGTLIGTAAGAIVGVLAGLGIPKKQAKIYDEHLQKGNYLVVVQGTPEQVSYAETLMLSKGIQEWGVYDMPTSVDARRAITESEPMVVVVNRQQVI
- a CDS encoding TRAFs-binding domain-containing protein, coding for MNTEPSTVLKTAWQRYAQLKTNAAIASKQYLSLRLWVMASALLTIGLAILVCINDWSLVASPLTEALEGSLIIIPIATLVIWSFTNRLRQGQYWQVFNTSAAAIINAIYLYRTLLIGQSDRHLWLQDRITLIYDQVMEQIGGNLVLKPYQDSLPPSDAPEIEQGDSGWNDLSVEDYISYRLDAQLNWHDRAVKKLDITRNNLRLAIVFCLGLSPLFPILGGKYLLWIALTTTSAIILMSLLEVNRIDDYIHQYNQLVWQLRAIRDTWQTLEKQKCTTEHIVRLILSTETLLGNVATSMTHSQSHSLITISEKNTPDLLTQVVNTLPLTLVSLCALPQASDRQNLLTSAGEVINSAGKDILKKEPEIELVKKEILHAFIVMPFGRKQGKDGRWIDFDTIYYTLIKPAVEAAGFESFRADEETVTGDILTDMLQELLLADLVIADLSIDNANVFYEIGIRHALRKRGVVHIQCGRAYLPYDIFNVRTLAYHCNENGQPDLDYLEKDKQALTNMIQKTWESEPTRIHSPLFNLLTGLPEPNRKLLQTPLATGYWQEYTEWQKRVTIAQQKKQIGDVLLLTEEVKNPFIKCEVIAESGQVLKRLNNHALALKEYRQGLKIDPKNPIFRLEEAYHLSRLNQYDEAIVKLEWLLQDDPKNMDALSYLGRIYKDVWREEWEHITDEQERLKQAYESAYLLERSIETYLQAYQLNQNHYYSGINAVTLLFILDYLAQQYSQENEPDYKILREQLPSLCGAIEFCLNSHAKITPTDFWVFLSLGDLAVCNASSPKEVTRKYKKALTLLWNNKFALQSTLTQLKLLETLNFRLDYVQAGITLLKAEYERIEKQEKTVSLQTETDPLQVFLFSGHMIDNPERTKPRFPADMETEVQSKIKAVLKELNANENDLCITAGIACGGDIIFIEICLQLNMTVEIYLPFPLEEFIQQSVSFAGDDWVERVYKIKNHPNVTFHFQPERLGALPKGDNPFSRNNRWAFYSTLMYGIDKVRLIVLWDGKGGDGPGGTQDMVNQVRQFGGIVEHLDTTKFDYWDKVKLFHRE